In one window of Bacteroidales bacterium DNA:
- a CDS encoding Omp28-related outer membrane protein, producing MKTIILTSTLLLLIFSYSNAQVIKKVLLEESSYATCGNCPEGAVWMDSITTEFPNVICVSHHIYADAMTIPGSVSWSDDLAPGAPLACIDRVDFGTTGTVYELTSEWRDKVIQQLATTAVVDVDITGSYNTVTRELNLTAEANFTSSPAFGDLRINVFVVEDSVTGTGPGYDQVNYYNTVVGHPYYGAGDPIVGYVHQHVVRAFLSDIWGTAGVIPSNPSIYTPYSQNYSYTIPSNFNENQISIVAFVSYYDASISQREVLNVNIINLDELSPTSSNDLSQDKHSVFIYPQPFSNSKNESHTLLIYDVQGRLIEAITDITTDKVEISGKNLTSGIYFFKLQTQSLIRATGKLIVE from the coding sequence ATGAAAACAATAATTTTAACATCAACCTTGTTGTTATTGATTTTCAGTTATTCAAATGCTCAAGTTATCAAAAAGGTGTTATTGGAAGAGTCTTCGTATGCAACTTGCGGGAATTGTCCTGAAGGTGCTGTTTGGATGGATTCAATTACTACTGAGTTTCCAAATGTAATATGTGTTTCTCATCACATTTATGCTGATGCTATGACAATTCCCGGAAGTGTAAGTTGGTCAGATGATTTAGCTCCCGGTGCACCTTTAGCTTGTATTGACAGAGTGGATTTCGGAACTACAGGCACTGTGTATGAACTCACTTCTGAATGGAGAGATAAAGTTATTCAGCAATTGGCAACAACGGCTGTAGTGGATGTTGATATAACAGGAAGCTACAATACTGTTACAAGAGAATTAAATCTTACTGCTGAGGCAAATTTTACATCTTCTCCGGCATTCGGGGATTTAAGAATTAATGTATTTGTTGTGGAGGATAGTGTTACGGGTACGGGTCCCGGTTATGATCAAGTAAACTATTATAACACAGTTGTCGGACATCCGTACTATGGTGCAGGAGACCCTATTGTGGGATATGTTCATCAACATGTTGTTCGTGCTTTTCTTTCGGATATATGGGGAACTGCTGGGGTAATCCCGTCAAACCCGTCTATATATACGCCTTATTCTCAAAACTACAGCTATACAATTCCCTCAAATTTCAATGAGAATCAGATTAGTATTGTTGCATTTGTAAGTTACTATGATGCAAGTATCAGTCAGCGTGAAGTTTTGAATGTAAATATTATTAATTTGGATGAACTTTCACCAACATCTTCGAATGACCTTAGCCAAGATAAGCATTCCGTTTTCATTTATCCTCAGCCTTTCAGTAATTCGAAAAACGAAAGCCACACCTTGCTGATTTACGATGTTCAAGGACGATTAATAGAGGCAATAACAGATATTACAACCGACAAGGTAGAAATATCCGGAAAAAACCTTACAAGCGGGATTTATTTTTTCAAGTTGCAAACACAAAGCTTGATACGAGCAACCGGAAAATTGATAGTTGAATAG
- a CDS encoding PKD domain-containing protein — protein sequence MKKYILNSIFLISIMLMSFGSYAFDFIIFGNVTDDNGNPVAQQQILFRTSNDPGGAVAGTAITDGNGDYSVNLNLEEQQSFVVVETYAYVCNEYYTEYVTVTGGGEAEVNFVLCSDNIPECDLYFYYYTEPENPFLVYFNPVLEDSIQGTTFSWQFGDGTGSNLMYPEHLYNEGEYLVQLTAYNDVCGEMYYEDIVYVWGDTTNVNDCFADFYYMIDQGDPYTFYFYDASYADLGITSWAWDFGDGTTSTEQNPIHTYSEAGQYVVTLTIESYDVCSSTTENYVWIDDNPWYPDECQALFYTEYDYNDFLTAHFVDLSWGGNTGNGQGNGNEILAWQWEFGDGEGSAEQNPTHTYAEEGEYLVSLTIYTDSCTSTFQEVVYMEDWGNTQGDCQAFFFPEFDQMTLAVQFHDLSIPEPDFWNWNFGDGETSYEQHPYHVYPETGIYMVTLVSGSDSCSSEFMMEIELFENGTNGKDTDYSGIIKRAFAVHGGITGIDEVELNQNNYSIYPNPVNDILNIDFNGQIKEAQISIMNISGKTIKRISTENTTKLEMNTSNLPSGIYFARIFADGKITTLKFIK from the coding sequence ATGAAAAAGTACATTCTCAATTCAATTTTTTTAATAAGTATAATGCTGATGAGTTTCGGCAGTTATGCTTTTGACTTTATCATTTTTGGTAATGTTACGGATGATAACGGAAATCCCGTTGCGCAACAACAAATACTTTTCAGAACAAGTAACGATCCTGGTGGTGCTGTTGCCGGAACAGCAATTACAGACGGAAACGGAGACTATTCAGTAAATCTTAATTTAGAAGAGCAACAGTCATTTGTAGTTGTTGAGACTTATGCATATGTATGTAATGAGTATTATACTGAATATGTAACTGTAACCGGTGGAGGAGAAGCAGAAGTAAATTTTGTATTATGTTCAGATAACATTCCTGAATGTGACTTATACTTTTATTATTATACTGAACCGGAAAATCCTTTTTTAGTTTATTTCAATCCTGTGCTTGAAGATTCAATTCAGGGCACAACTTTCAGTTGGCAATTCGGAGACGGTACGGGAAGTAATTTAATGTATCCTGAACATTTATATAATGAAGGTGAATATTTAGTTCAACTTACTGCTTATAATGATGTATGCGGTGAAATGTACTATGAGGATATTGTTTATGTGTGGGGTGATACAACAAATGTTAATGATTGTTTTGCTGATTTTTACTACATGATTGATCAGGGAGATCCTTATACGTTTTATTTTTATGATGCATCATATGCAGACTTAGGTATTACATCTTGGGCTTGGGATTTCGGTGACGGTACGACAAGTACTGAACAAAACCCCATACACACATACAGTGAAGCAGGACAATATGTTGTTACATTAACAATTGAGTCCTATGATGTTTGTTCAAGTACAACTGAAAACTATGTTTGGATAGATGATAATCCGTGGTATCCGGATGAATGTCAGGCATTATTCTATACTGAATATGATTATAATGATTTTTTAACTGCACATTTTGTTGATTTATCATGGGGAGGAAATACCGGTAACGGACAAGGAAACGGAAATGAAATATTAGCATGGCAATGGGAATTCGGTGACGGAGAAGGAAGTGCCGAGCAAAATCCGACTCATACTTATGCAGAAGAAGGGGAATATCTTGTAAGTTTAACAATCTATACTGACAGTTGTACGAGTACTTTCCAAGAAGTTGTTTATATGGAAGATTGGGGAAATACACAAGGAGATTGTCAAGCATTTTTCTTTCCGGAATTTGATCAAATGACATTAGCTGTACAGTTCCACGATTTATCAATACCTGAACCTGATTTTTGGAATTGGAATTTTGGTGACGGAGAAACAAGTTACGAACAACATCCTTATCATGTTTATCCCGAAACAGGAATATATATGGTAACACTTGTATCAGGTTCTGATTCTTGCAGCAGTGAATTTATGATGGAAATAGAATTGTTTGAAAACGGTACTAACGGAAAAGATACAGATTACTCGGGAATCATCAAAAGAGCATTTGCTGTTCACGGAGGAATAACCGGTATAGATGAAGTTGAATTAAATCAAAACAATTATTCAATTTATCCTAATCCGGTTAATGATATTTTAAATATTGATTTTAACGGACAAATTAAAGAAGCGCAAATCAGTATTATGAACATCTCCGGAAAAACCATAAAACGAATTAGTACAGAAAATACAACAAAATTAGAAATGAATACTTCAAATTTACCGTCGGGTATTTATTTTGCAAGAATTTTTGCAGACGGTAAAATAACAACACTGAAGTTCATAAAGTAG
- a CDS encoding S9 family peptidase, protein MKHFKFFIFVILSGLLIAPSFAQEKPIDITVADLWKTWTFWSNSVYGVRSMNDGIHYSTIIRNGDIIKYSYETGKIVDTLFNASVSGISPDDYEFNADETKILFQTNYERIYRRSFTADYYVYTIKNKNLKKVSDKGKQQIATFSPDANKIAFIRKNNMFIKDLLSGIEKQITFDGEHNKIINGIPDWVYEEEFEFNKAYEWSPDGKKIAYIKFNESNVKMFDMTVFAGKNPKVENNVLYPENRSFKYPKAGEDNSVVSVNIYDLETDKTISVDIGSETDIYIPRLRWTKDVNKLSVFRLNRLQNKFELLIANPENGKTNVIYTETNKYFIDETDFDNLQFSDDGIYFVMTSERDGYRHLYLHDMTGKKPVQLTSGNWDVTEFYGYDKENKMYYYQSAEESPIKRGVYKISFNGKKKVKLSEKSGTNDAQFSNNFKYYINFFSNSKTPEYITLNNSDGEIIRVLKDNQILKSKTKEYGGVNKKFFSFKTSEGVELNAFIITPPNFENFKETKKYPVIIDQYSGPGSQTVLDNWSFGWHNLLAQKGVIIISVDTRGTGARGEEFRKQTYLQLGKYETVDLIETAKYLKKLPYVNPDKIGIWGWSYGGFLTSLCMTKGADEYAAGIAVAPVTNWRYYDNIYTERFMRTPQENPNGYDNNSPINFADKLKGNFLIIHGSADDNVHLQNTVEFTEALVQADKQFEQFIYTNRNHSIYGGNTRFHLYTKMLKFWEEHLLD, encoded by the coding sequence ATGAAACATTTTAAATTTTTTATTTTTGTTATTCTTTCAGGATTATTAATCGCTCCTTCTTTTGCTCAAGAAAAACCCATAGACATTACAGTTGCTGATCTTTGGAAAACATGGACATTTTGGTCAAACTCTGTATATGGCGTAAGGTCAATGAATGACGGAATACATTACTCAACAATTATACGCAACGGAGATATCATAAAATACAGCTATGAAACCGGCAAAATTGTCGATACACTATTCAATGCATCCGTATCAGGAATTAGTCCGGATGATTATGAATTTAATGCAGATGAAACAAAAATTCTTTTTCAAACAAATTATGAAAGAATTTACAGACGCTCTTTTACGGCAGATTATTATGTTTATACTATTAAAAATAAAAATCTGAAAAAGGTATCTGATAAGGGAAAACAACAAATTGCAACTTTCTCTCCTGATGCAAACAAAATTGCGTTTATAAGAAAAAATAACATGTTTATTAAAGACCTTTTATCAGGAATTGAAAAGCAAATCACTTTTGACGGAGAACATAATAAAATAATTAACGGAATCCCTGATTGGGTTTATGAAGAAGAATTTGAATTTAATAAAGCCTATGAATGGTCACCTGACGGGAAAAAAATTGCATACATCAAATTTAATGAATCAAATGTTAAAATGTTCGATATGACTGTTTTTGCAGGAAAAAATCCGAAGGTTGAAAACAATGTTTTATATCCTGAGAACAGATCATTCAAATATCCGAAAGCCGGTGAAGATAATTCTGTAGTAAGTGTAAATATTTATGACCTTGAAACGGATAAAACAATTTCTGTTGATATCGGTTCAGAAACAGATATTTATATTCCGAGATTAAGATGGACTAAAGATGTTAACAAATTAAGTGTTTTCAGATTGAACAGATTGCAGAATAAATTTGAATTATTAATTGCAAATCCTGAAAACGGTAAAACAAATGTTATTTACACAGAAACTAATAAATACTTTATTGACGAAACTGATTTTGATAATTTACAGTTCTCTGACGATGGTATATACTTTGTAATGACCAGTGAAAGAGACGGATACAGACATTTGTATTTGCATGACATGACAGGAAAAAAACCGGTACAATTAACTTCGGGAAATTGGGATGTAACGGAATTTTACGGTTACGATAAAGAAAATAAAATGTATTATTATCAATCGGCTGAAGAATCACCTATTAAAAGAGGGGTATATAAGATCAGCTTTAACGGAAAGAAAAAAGTTAAACTTTCAGAAAAGTCAGGTACTAATGATGCCCAATTCAGCAATAATTTTAAATACTATATAAATTTCTTCTCAAATTCAAAAACACCTGAATATATTACACTGAATAATTCAGACGGTGAAATTATAAGAGTATTGAAAGATAACCAAATTTTAAAATCAAAGACAAAGGAATACGGCGGTGTGAATAAAAAATTCTTCAGCTTTAAAACATCTGAAGGTGTTGAATTAAATGCCTTTATAATTACTCCGCCAAACTTTGAAAACTTTAAAGAAACAAAAAAATATCCTGTTATAATAGATCAATACAGCGGGCCGGGTTCTCAAACTGTTCTTGATAATTGGAGTTTTGGTTGGCATAACTTGTTAGCACAAAAAGGAGTCATTATAATAAGTGTTGATACACGAGGGACGGGAGCAAGAGGAGAAGAATTCAGGAAACAAACATATTTGCAACTTGGAAAATATGAGACTGTTGATCTTATTGAAACAGCCAAATATCTCAAGAAATTACCTTATGTAAATCCGGATAAGATTGGTATTTGGGGATGGAGTTACGGCGGTTTTTTGACATCTTTATGTATGACAAAAGGAGCTGACGAATATGCAGCCGGAATTGCAGTTGCACCTGTTACAAACTGGAGATATTACGATAATATTTATACCGAGCGTTTTATGCGAACACCTCAAGAAAATCCGAACGGATATGATAATAATTCTCCGATAAACTTTGCAGATAAATTAAAAGGAAATTTTTTAATTATTCACGGTTCTGCTGATGATAACGTACATTTGCAAAATACAGTTGAATTCACTGAAGCTTTAGTGCAAGCAGACAAACAATTCGAACAATTTATTTATACAAACAGAAATCACAGTATTTACGGCGGTAATACAAGATTTCACTTATATACAAAAATGTTGAAATTTTGGGAAGAGCATTTGTTGGATTGA
- a CDS encoding SiaB family protein kinase produces the protein MRDFDSTFLSSLILLYDSFEEHGVSLVYVGKFNHTITKVFTALTSDQTEKQQESKAVKRTLHHTMIEILQNMTKHSDNMFHDVSLGKGLFMLGKKNDAYHIITANVVDNKQVQTLKDSIDILNASTLEELKAMYKKQLREGKISGKGGAGLGLIDIARKTKNHLDYIFFPANKNNKYFVLKVRVNTET, from the coding sequence ATGAGAGATTTTGATTCAACATTTTTGAGTTCCTTGATTTTGTTATATGACAGCTTTGAAGAACATGGTGTTTCGCTTGTTTACGTTGGAAAGTTTAATCATACTATTACAAAAGTGTTTACGGCTTTAACAAGTGATCAAACTGAAAAACAACAAGAATCCAAAGCTGTTAAAAGAACTTTGCATCATACCATGATTGAGATTTTGCAAAACATGACCAAACATTCGGACAATATGTTTCATGATGTCAGTTTGGGGAAAGGTTTATTTATGTTAGGGAAAAAGAATGATGCATATCATATTATTACGGCTAATGTTGTTGATAATAAGCAGGTGCAAACACTTAAAGATTCGATTGACATATTAAATGCATCTACACTTGAAGAACTTAAAGCGATGTATAAAAAGCAATTGAGAGAAGGTAAAATTTCAGGAAAGGGTGGTGCAGGACTTGGTTTGATAGATATTGCACGAAAAACTAAAAACCATTTGGATTATATATTTTTCCCTGCCAATAAAAACAATAAATATTTTGTTTTAAAAGTAAGAGTAAATACAGAAACATAG
- the murB gene encoding UDP-N-acetylmuramate dehydrogenase, with product MNLKKLFSLKEYNTFNIDVKSVYSFFCEVESELSEFSKTDVFKNNRILILGCGSNILFLNDFDGIVIHMQNKGVEIIKETGDFVYLKVAAGEIWDDFVNYCVKNDFGGAENLSLIPGTVGAGPVQNIGAYGVELKDVFFELEALNRNTSEIQKFNRKECKFGYRSSIFKNEHKDQFIILNVTFKLTKKHKLKFEYGTVKDELKYVNEPTIADIRNAVIKIRESKLPDTDKFPNVGSFFKNPVIPVEKFKTLKSKFPEIISFPAGKNYVKLAAGQLIDLCNWKGKRRNGVGVYDKQALVIVNYASASGLDIFNFSEEIKRSVLKKFDVEINREVTIVR from the coding sequence ATGAACCTTAAAAAGTTATTTTCTTTAAAGGAATATAACACATTTAACATTGATGTTAAGTCTGTTTATTCCTTTTTTTGTGAGGTTGAATCAGAGCTGTCAGAATTCTCAAAAACAGATGTTTTTAAGAATAATAGAATATTAATTCTCGGTTGCGGAAGTAATATTTTGTTTCTAAATGATTTTGACGGCATAGTTATTCATATGCAGAATAAAGGTGTCGAAATAATTAAAGAAACAGGTGATTTTGTATATTTAAAAGTTGCTGCCGGTGAGATTTGGGATGATTTTGTGAATTATTGTGTTAAAAATGATTTTGGTGGTGCAGAAAACCTTTCTTTAATACCCGGGACAGTAGGCGCCGGGCCTGTGCAAAATATTGGTGCATACGGTGTTGAATTAAAAGATGTCTTTTTCGAGTTGGAAGCTTTAAATCGGAATACATCTGAAATTCAAAAATTTAACAGGAAAGAATGTAAATTCGGATATCGCAGCAGCATTTTTAAAAACGAACACAAAGACCAATTCATTATTCTGAACGTTACTTTTAAGTTAACAAAGAAACATAAGCTGAAATTTGAATACGGAACTGTTAAAGATGAACTGAAATATGTTAATGAGCCTACAATTGCAGACATTAGAAATGCTGTAATAAAAATAAGAGAAAGCAAATTGCCTGATACGGATAAGTTTCCTAATGTAGGTAGTTTTTTCAAAAACCCTGTTATTCCTGTCGAAAAATTTAAAACCTTAAAATCAAAATTCCCTGAAATTATCTCTTTTCCTGCCGGAAAAAATTATGTAAAACTTGCAGCCGGACAATTAATTGATCTTTGTAATTGGAAAGGAAAAAGAAGAAACGGAGTAGGTGTTTATGATAAGCAGGCACTTGTAATCGTTAATTATGCCAGTGCATCGGGGCTTGACATTT